A genomic window from Pyricularia oryzae 70-15 chromosome 7, whole genome shotgun sequence includes:
- a CDS encoding sister chromatid cohesion protein Eso1 — translation MSSSSPLLEPKRFFRDTSPVDAAERTQSQFTYRQLSQLAAYSTSCPLRVISHIDLDAFYAQCEMVRLGVDEDRPLAVQQWQGLIAVNYPARKFGISRHCAIDDALKLCPELQVQHVATWREGDNTWAYRGDAAANIATDKVSLDPYRLQSRTILALIKECLPPHQCKVEKASIDEVFIDLSANVHSKLIERFPELASPPPGADAQARLPLPPVSALDWQADALIELDETETETDDPDWDDIALLIASEITRDIRQTIFTRLKYTCSAGVAGNKLLSKLGSAHKKPNQQTVIRGRAVRKFLSDFKFTKIRNLGGKLGDQVVAAFGTESVSDLLEVPLDQLKLRLGEESTALWVYNTIRGIDNSEVNSRTQIKSMLSAKSFRPSIHSVDQANKWLRIFSADIFSRLVEEGVLENKRRPKTMNLHHRHNGQSKARSCPIPQGVRVLDDSVLYELAQNLLRQIVMEGKVWPCDNLSLNVSGFEDGITGNMGIGGFLVKGEEAQGLRSVSNRDNPAGHQETQQQQHHDSKRRKINGGGLHRFFGKATQQRESSSGPGEDDEYTAKAEGSKRRSQDELHPTDAQAEESMQEAIGSSCPRCKDVFFNTPEELQDHLDWHLAKDLQDEEERGASAFATRRQPTSAAPPAKPRGRGRPPKGAAKPKTDPGQRRLRFD, via the exons atgtcatcgtcgtcccCGTTGCTCGAGCCAAAGCGCTTCTTTCGCGACACCTCCCCGGTGGACGCGGCGGAGCGCACTCAGTCGCAGTTCACTTATAGGCAGCTTTCACAGCTCGCCGCATATTCGACGTCATGTCCGCTTCGTGTGATTTCACACATCGATCTGGATGCGTTTTATGCCCAGTGCGAAATGGTGCGGCTAGGTGTTGATGAGGACAGGCCTCTTGCTGTGCAGCAGTG GCAAGGGCTGATTGCCGTCAACTATCCTGCTAGAAAATTTGGCATTTCACGACATTGTGCTATTGATGATGCACTTAAGCTATGTCCTGAATTACAAGTTCAAC ACGTTGCAACCTGGAGGGAAGGCGATAATACTTGGGCGTACCGTGGCGATGCAGCTGCGAACATCGCTACAGACAAGGTCTCTTTGGACCCATATAGACTGCAGTCACGAACGATTCTGGCACTGATAAAAGAGTGCCTTCCGCCTCACCAGTGCAAAGTGGAAAAGGCAAGCATCGATGAAGTGTTTATTGATCTCTCGGCCAATGTACACTCCAAGCTCATAGAAAGATTTCCCGAGTTGGCTTCTCCGCCACCAGGAGCTGATGCACAGGCACGTCTGCCTCTACCACCAGTGAGTGCCCTCGACTGGCAGGCAGATGCGCTAATCGAGCTCGACGAGACCGAGACCGAGACCGACGACCCGGACTGGGACGACATTGCTCTGCTCATTGCTTCAGAAATTACCCGCGACATCAGGCAAACGATATTCACCAGACTAAAATACACTTGCTCGGCGGGCGTCGCGGGCAACAAGCTACTCAGCAAGCTTGGATCTGCCCATAAGAAGCCCAATCAGCAAACGGTGATTCGTGGCCGAGCTGTCCGCAAGTTCCTCTCAGACTTTAAGTTCACCAAGATTCGCAACCTCGGTGGTAAGCTGGGCGACCAGGTGGTCGCGGCATTCGGCACCGAGTCTGTTTCTGACTTGCTCGAGGTGCCGTTAGATCAACTGAAGCTGCGGCTGGGCGAGGAATCAACGGCGCTATGGGTATATAACACGATCCGTGGGATCGATAACAGCGAGGTCAACTCGAGAACACAAATCAAATCCATGCTTTCAGCAAAGTCGTTCAGGCCAAGCATTCACTCGGTAGACCAGGCAAACAAATGGCTTCGCATCTTCTCAGCAGACATATTTTCTCGGCTGGTCGAGGAAGGCGTCCTCGAGAACAAGAGACGCCCAAAGACTATGAACCTGCATCATCGGCACAATGGCCAATCCAAGGCACGATCGTGTCCGATACCCCAAGGGGTGAGAGTGCTCGACGACAGTGTGCTGTATGAGCTTGCCCAGAACCTCCTGAGGCAGATTGTGATGGAGGGCAAGGTCTGGCCCTGTGACAACCTCAGCCTGAACGTCAGTGGTTTTGAAGATGGGATAACTGGCAACATGGGCATTGGAGGATTTCTGGTCAAGGGAGAGGAAGCACAGGGTCTTCGGTCCGTCAGCAACCGGGATAACCCAGCTGGGCATCAAGAaacccaacagcagcagcaccatgaCAGTAAACGACGCAAGATAAATGGTGGTGGGttgcatcgcttctttggcaaGGCAACTCAGCAGCGTGAGTCCTCGTCGGGGCCGGGGGAGGATGACGAGTACACGGCAAAAGCGGAAGGTAGCAAGCGCCGGTCCCAAGACGAGTTGCATCCGACGGATGCACAGGCTGAAGAGTCGATGCAAGAAGCTATCGGATCTTCTTGCCCGCGCTGCAAAGACGTCTTCTTTAATACGCCAGAAGAGCTGCAGGACCACCTCGACTGGCACCTCGCCAAAGACCTCCAAGACGAGGAGGAACGTGGAGCTTCTGCATTCGCTACACGGAGGCAGCCCACCTCGGCGGCaccgcctgcgaaaccgcggGGAAGGGGAAGGCCGCCCAAAGGGGCGGCGAAGCCAAAGACTGACCCCGGGCAAAGGCGGTTGAGGTTCGACTGA
- a CDS encoding integral membrane protein sed5, whose amino-acid sequence MAVASVQDRTAEFKSVLAQAQKRQANAKASAQRRSLLTDAQKADANGAPPRRSEFARRAAEIGRGIAATMGKLEKLAQLAKRKTLFDDRPVEINELTFIIKQDLSSLNQQISGLQQLSRQQHPKADQEGEHNKNVVFLLQGKLTDVSANFKDVLEVRTKNIQASRSRTENFISSVSQHAQQPVLQSSASPLYGTPNRGTPSPGVDLLTLNPPGGKGMGGGPVGDEQLMLMEEAQPQNAYIQQRGEAIEAIEKTIAELGGIFGQLAGMVSEQSEMIQRIDANTEDVVDNVEGAQRELLKYWSRVSGNRMLIAKMFGVLMIFFLLWVLIAG is encoded by the exons ATGGCCGTCGCGTCGGTCCAAGACCGGACCGCCGAGTTCAAATCGGTGTTGGCCCAGGCCCAGAAGCGACAAGCAAACGCGAAAGCAAGCGCGCAACGGCGCTCCCTTCTGACCGATGCGCAAAAGGCAGACGCGAACGGCGCGCCACCCAGGAGGTCCGAGTTTGCGCGCAGGGCTGCAGAGATTGGCCGCGGAATAGCAGCGACCATGGGGAAACTGGAGAAATTAGCGCAGCTGGCCAAGAGGAAGACGCTGTTCGACGACAGGCCGGTCGAGATCAACGAGCTCACGTTCATAATCAAGCAAGACCTGTCATCGCTCAATCAGCAGATCTCGGGACTGCAGCAGCTGTCAAGGCAACAACACCCCAAGGCCGATCAGGAAGGCGAGCACAACAAGAACGTCGTCTTCCTGCTGCAAGGGAAGCTGACCGATGTGTCGGCCAACTTCAAGGACGTGCTCGAGGTGCGGACCAAGAACATCCAGGCATCAAGATCGCGCACAGAAAACTTCATCTCCTCAGTCTCTCAGCATGCGCAACAACCAGTGCTGCAATCCTCAGCTAGCCCGCTCTACGGCACGCCAAATAGGGGAACACCGTCGCCGGGCGTGGATTTGTTGACGCTCAACCCGCCGGGCGGGAAGGGCATGGGAGGTGGACCGGTCGGCGACGAGCAGCTCATGCTGATGGAGGAGGCGCAGCCACAAAACGCCTACATCCAGCAGCGAGGCGAGGCCATCGAGGCCATCGAAAAGACCATTGCCGAGCTTGGTGGCATATTTGGGCAGCTGGCCGGTATGGTTTCTGAACAGAGCGAGATGATCCAAAGGATAGACGCCAACACAGAAGATGTGGTTGACAACGTCGAGGGCGCGCAACGCGAGCTGCTGAAATATTGGAGCCGCGTTTCGGGTAACCGCATGTTGATAGCCAAGATGTTTGGCGTGCTAATGATATTCTTTCT ATTATGGGTTCTCATTGCGGGATAG